One segment of Roseofilum casamattae BLCC-M143 DNA contains the following:
- the psbZ gene encoding photosystem II reaction center protein PsbZ: MSILFQLSLFALVLLSFVLIVAVPVAYALPQSWEQSKPLLYIGSGVWTVLVVVVGILNFFVV; this comes from the coding sequence ATGTCAATTTTATTTCAACTTTCCCTGTTTGCTCTGGTTTTATTATCCTTCGTTTTGATTGTTGCCGTCCCCGTTGCCTACGCTCTTCCCCAAAGCTGGGAACAATCCAAACCCTTGCTCTATATTGGATCTGGAGTTTGGACAGTTCTAGTGGTTGTCGTTGGTATCTTGAATTTTTTTGTGGTTTAA
- a CDS encoding nucleotidyltransferase domain-containing protein codes for MKHPNLNSIVALTKLWFSEQYQDNLDTLILYGSQARGDAKIDSDIDLLIILKRAFSYREEIQRTSEFIADLSLEYNTVISRAFVSTERYERENSPFFLNVRREGIIL; via the coding sequence ATGAAACATCCAAATCTGAACTCAATCGTTGCTCTGACAAAGCTATGGTTTTCCGAACAATATCAGGACAATCTAGATACTCTAATTCTATATGGCTCTCAAGCACGAGGCGATGCTAAAATAGATTCCGATATCGATCTTTTGATTATTCTCAAGAGAGCGTTTAGCTATCGCGAAGAGATTCAAAGAACTAGTGAGTTTATTGCCGATCTATCTCTTGAATACAATACTGTAATTTCACGAGCTTTTGTCTCCACAGAGCGCTATGAACGGGAAAATAGCCCTTTCTTTCTGAATGTGCGGCGAGAGGGAATTATTTTATGA
- a CDS encoding peroxiredoxin: protein MTQSEGCIRVGQPAPDFTATAVVDQEFKTIKLSDYKGKYVVIFFYPLDFTFVCPTEITAFSDRFEEFKELGSEVLGISVDSEFSHLAWIQTDRKSGGVGDLNYPLVSDIKKEISAAYNVLDPDAGIALRGLFIIDKEGIIQHATINNLAFGRNVDETLRVLQALQYVQTHPDEVCPAGWKPGEKTMNPDPVKSKVYFAAV from the coding sequence ATGACTCAATCTGAAGGATGTATCCGTGTAGGACAACCTGCACCTGACTTTACCGCAACAGCAGTAGTCGATCAAGAATTTAAAACCATCAAGCTATCGGACTACAAAGGTAAATATGTGGTTATCTTCTTCTATCCCTTAGATTTTACCTTCGTTTGCCCCACCGAAATCACAGCCTTCAGCGATCGCTTTGAAGAATTCAAAGAGTTAGGTAGTGAAGTCTTAGGTATTTCTGTAGACAGCGAATTTTCTCACCTGGCTTGGATTCAAACCGATCGCAAATCCGGTGGTGTTGGCGATCTCAACTATCCTCTCGTCTCCGATATCAAAAAAGAAATTAGCGCCGCTTATAACGTGCTCGATCCGGATGCTGGAATTGCCCTGCGCGGTTTATTCATCATCGACAAAGAAGGAATTATCCAACACGCAACCATTAATAACCTAGCATTTGGTCGCAATGTTGATGAAACCCTGCGCGTACTGCAAGCGCTTCAATACGTGCAAACTCATCCCGATGAAGTTTGTCCTGCCGGATGGAAACCGGGCGAAAAAACAATGAATCCCGATCCGGTAAAATCGAAAGTTTACTTTGCCGCCGTATAA
- the gshA gene encoding glutamate--cysteine ligase: MLLSKGFEVEIYTGTRQGEIVGLSDKITANLHGFVREPDSRNVEYTTAPFCRYESLLCELVTPRQRLRNYLQELGDYTLIPGSTLSLGGGDRFYISDPNNPYYKYIEETYGTNVVTASIHINIGISDPEHLMRACRLIRLEAPLYLALSASSPFFNGEVTGYHSTRWSVFPQTPQWVPLFESHRHYIEWTQEQLAAGTMQNVRHLWSSVRPNGDRRPYSLNRLELRICDLVTDPIALLAITALLEARIMQVLEDPYLDPLASSTIAEPHRAYRLVELTAENEQLVARSSLDAKLIHWQDGKEISAREWIAQLYDRVWPLAKERGFSCFLSPVKKILRQGNESLRWLSDYQLHGNLAATIQQAIATLEKDERELVESLCHPLVA, translated from the coding sequence ATGCTCCTCTCCAAAGGCTTTGAAGTTGAGATCTACACCGGTACGCGCCAAGGCGAAATTGTTGGCCTCTCCGATAAAATTACCGCAAATCTCCATGGCTTTGTCCGAGAACCGGATAGCCGCAACGTTGAATATACCACTGCTCCCTTCTGTCGCTACGAAAGTTTGCTCTGCGAGTTAGTCACTCCAAGACAGCGCTTGCGCAATTATCTGCAAGAGCTAGGGGATTATACGCTGATTCCGGGCAGTACCTTATCTTTAGGGGGAGGCGATCGCTTCTATATCTCCGATCCGAATAATCCCTACTATAAATATATAGAAGAGACTTACGGCACGAATGTTGTTACGGCTAGTATCCACATTAATATAGGTATCTCCGATCCGGAACACCTGATGCGCGCTTGTCGGTTAATTCGGTTGGAAGCACCTCTGTATTTGGCCTTGAGCGCGTCTTCCCCGTTTTTTAACGGAGAAGTAACCGGATATCATTCCACCCGCTGGAGCGTATTTCCGCAAACGCCGCAATGGGTTCCTTTATTTGAGAGCCATCGCCACTATATAGAATGGACGCAAGAGCAGTTGGCAGCCGGAACCATGCAAAATGTCCGCCATCTTTGGAGTTCGGTTCGTCCCAATGGCGATCGCCGACCCTACAGCCTGAACCGACTGGAGCTGAGAATTTGCGATCTGGTCACCGATCCCATTGCTCTATTAGCCATTACGGCGTTGCTCGAAGCCAGAATTATGCAAGTCTTGGAGGATCCTTACCTCGATCCCCTCGCGAGCAGTACCATTGCCGAACCTCATCGAGCCTACCGTTTGGTGGAGCTAACGGCAGAAAACGAACAATTGGTGGCGCGATCGAGTCTCGACGCTAAATTGATCCATTGGCAAGATGGCAAAGAGATCTCTGCTCGAGAATGGATCGCTCAGCTCTACGATCGCGTTTGGCCCTTAGCCAAAGAACGAGGTTTTAGTTGTTTTCTCTCCCCAGTGAAAAAGATTTTGCGCCAGGGAAATGAAAGCCTCCGCTGGTTGAGTGACTATCAACTCCACGGCAATCTCGCTGCAACGATCCAACAAGCGATCGCCACCTTGGAGAAAGACGAACGAGAGTTAGTCGAATCTCTCTGTCATCCTCTGGTGGCTTAA
- a CDS encoding tRNA (cytidine(34)-2'-O)-methyltransferase — translation MVKVVLVHPQIPPNTGNVARTCAATCTPLHLVGPLGFEISDRTLKRAGLDYWPFVNLTQHQDWPEFTSYHKHHGGRCIGFSTSGKINYLDFSFHPDDWLLMGSETQGLSSESLDYCHSVVKIPMAQPGVRSLNLSVSTAIGLFEALRQVGELRKL, via the coding sequence ATGGTTAAGGTTGTCCTGGTTCATCCCCAAATTCCCCCGAATACCGGTAATGTGGCTCGAACCTGCGCGGCCACTTGCACTCCGCTGCACTTAGTCGGCCCTCTCGGATTTGAAATTAGCGATCGCACGCTCAAACGAGCTGGCTTGGACTACTGGCCCTTCGTAAATTTAACCCAACATCAAGATTGGCCGGAATTCACCAGCTACCACAAACACCATGGAGGACGGTGTATTGGCTTTAGCACCTCTGGCAAAATCAACTATCTCGATTTCTCATTTCATCCGGATGATTGGCTGCTCATGGGTAGTGAAACTCAAGGGCTATCTTCCGAGTCTCTGGATTATTGTCACTCTGTAGTCAAAATTCCCATGGCTCAACCTGGAGTTCGCAGTCTTAATTTATCCGTAAGTACTGCTATCGGACTGTTTGAAGCGCTTCGTCAAGTAGGCGAGCTGCGGAAATTATAG
- a CDS encoding HEPN domain-containing protein produces the protein MTNEQQLLLEKARRSLQGAELLVENGLPELAVSRAYYAMFYIASAFLLSKELSFSSHSAVIGAFGREFARDNRELRGFHRALIDT, from the coding sequence ATGACTAACGAACAGCAGTTGCTACTGGAAAAGGCTCGTAGGAGTTTGCAAGGAGCGGAGTTATTAGTTGAAAATGGTTTACCGGAGTTAGCGGTTTCTCGCGCCTATTATGCGATGTTTTATATTGCTTCGGCATTTCTTTTGAGTAAGGAATTAAGTTTTTCCAGCCATTCTGCCGTCATTGGTGCTTTTGGACGGGAGTTTGCCAGAGACAATCGAGAGTTACGAGGATTTCATCGTGCTCTTATTGATACTTAA
- a CDS encoding DUF3172 domain-containing protein encodes MTRTSSRRSSRGNMGGKPPSPFNYFLVALMGGIFVLGMGIGIVFSSTTTLSPENVASRDFIDRSAPNPELCVKYGASAMVMDARLYVTLNPFSVYVSQPAMQPGCVLRRNNWVILEQRNLLPRDKFNDCKNRMNTFGYTGDINGTPKVNCIYQNDSAENFFLSQPGLNPGGTAPESDRF; translated from the coding sequence ATGACCAGAACCAGTTCCAGACGCAGCTCCAGAGGTAATATGGGAGGAAAGCCACCCTCTCCATTTAACTACTTTTTGGTGGCCCTGATGGGGGGTATTTTTGTTCTCGGTATGGGGATTGGCATTGTGTTTAGCTCGACGACGACGCTCTCTCCAGAAAACGTCGCCTCCCGCGATTTTATCGATCGCAGCGCTCCAAATCCAGAACTGTGCGTAAAATATGGGGCCAGTGCGATGGTGATGGACGCGCGCTTATATGTTACTCTCAATCCCTTTAGTGTCTACGTGTCGCAACCGGCCATGCAACCGGGATGCGTTCTGCGCCGAAATAACTGGGTAATTTTAGAACAGCGCAATCTACTCCCTCGCGATAAGTTTAATGATTGTAAGAATCGGATGAATACGTTTGGTTATACTGGAGATATTAACGGTACGCCGAAAGTCAATTGTATTTATCAGAATGATAGTGCGGAAAATTTCTTCCTCTCGCAACCCGGATTAAATCCCGGAGGGACAGCGCCGGAGAGCGATCGGTTTTAG
- the cobU gene encoding bifunctional adenosylcobinamide kinase/adenosylcobinamide-phosphate guanylyltransferase: MASNKILVTGPARSGKSEWAEHLARNAETRDKSIIYVATATVDPDDQEWQERIERHQQRRPPHWQTRAIPIAISETLQNAREQECLLLDSLGTWLANLLDRDDEEWQELADGFLFHLQQTPADVILVAEETGWGVVPAYPLGRKFRDRLGTLIRRSAAIADTTYLVAGGHVLNLTDLGMPLASNV; encoded by the coding sequence ATGGCAAGCAACAAAATTTTGGTGACCGGGCCGGCGCGATCGGGAAAGAGCGAATGGGCAGAACATTTGGCGCGCAATGCCGAAACTAGGGATAAATCAATTATTTATGTGGCAACGGCAACTGTCGATCCCGATGACCAAGAATGGCAAGAGCGCATCGAACGACACCAACAACGACGACCCCCACACTGGCAAACCAGAGCCATTCCGATCGCAATCTCAGAAACATTGCAGAATGCCCGAGAGCAAGAGTGCTTGCTACTTGACTCCTTAGGAACTTGGTTAGCCAACTTATTGGATCGCGATGACGAGGAATGGCAAGAACTGGCTGATGGGTTCTTATTCCACCTACAACAAACACCAGCCGATGTAATCTTGGTTGCTGAAGAAACGGGATGGGGAGTGGTTCCCGCTTATCCCTTAGGACGGAAATTTCGCGATCGCTTAGGGACTCTCATTCGCCGCAGCGCCGCGATCGCCGATACCACTTATCTGGTTGCTGGAGGTCATGTACTCAATTTAACTGATTTGGGAATGCCCCTCGCGAGCAATGTTTAA
- a CDS encoding MFS transporter — translation MFGAGLLFWASIGSLLPTLPLYLRDLEVNPQQLGLVMGAFAIGLLGSRPWIGTTADRRSRKAVLLIGATISGLAPFCYLLVDSVPWLMVVRTFHGISLAAFTTGYIALVADIAPAESRGELLGYMSLINPIGVAIGPALGGLVQESFGNTSLFCVTGSLGLLCLTIISQVREQRSAEKNLQQESSPGEFSELWNLLTGPRVRILTLVLFHVGLAFGAMTSFVSLLIAETGVNFNGGWFFSAAAIASFAVRIVSGPLSDRIGRGLFVSLSLFLYSISMCLLVFANSAELFLLAGVLEGAGFGLMIPTISAIVADRAYPEERGRLLGLCLGGFDVGIALAGPFAGVIVASSSYQTVFIWATGFLWLGLFIFLTQSSKDLRHSLRYALGKGRDIYAL, via the coding sequence ATGTTCGGAGCAGGTTTATTATTTTGGGCAAGTATTGGGTCATTGTTACCAACTTTACCTCTCTATTTGCGAGACCTAGAGGTGAATCCCCAGCAGTTGGGTTTGGTCATGGGAGCATTTGCGATCGGTCTCTTGGGGTCGAGACCTTGGATCGGGACAACCGCAGATCGCCGCAGTCGCAAAGCCGTTCTGTTAATTGGAGCCACCATATCCGGTCTGGCTCCTTTTTGCTATTTACTGGTGGATTCCGTACCTTGGTTAATGGTCGTTAGAACGTTTCATGGCATTAGTTTGGCAGCCTTTACCACCGGCTATATTGCCTTGGTCGCCGATATTGCTCCGGCAGAAAGTCGCGGAGAACTGTTGGGATATATGAGTTTGATTAATCCTATTGGTGTTGCTATTGGCCCGGCTTTGGGAGGATTAGTACAAGAATCTTTCGGCAATACTTCGCTCTTTTGCGTGACCGGAAGTTTGGGACTGTTGTGTTTAACCATTATCAGTCAAGTTCGGGAACAGCGCTCTGCTGAGAAGAACTTACAGCAGGAGAGTTCCCCAGGAGAATTTTCAGAGTTATGGAACTTATTGACCGGCCCTCGGGTAAGGATATTAACCTTAGTGCTTTTCCACGTCGGTCTCGCCTTTGGTGCAATGACCAGTTTTGTTTCATTGTTAATTGCCGAAACTGGAGTTAATTTTAATGGAGGATGGTTTTTTAGTGCGGCTGCGATCGCCTCATTTGCCGTACGCATTGTCTCCGGTCCGTTGAGCGATCGCATCGGTCGCGGGTTATTCGTTTCTCTCAGTTTATTTCTCTACAGTATCTCGATGTGTCTGCTCGTCTTTGCCAATAGTGCCGAGTTATTTTTATTGGCTGGAGTGTTAGAAGGAGCTGGCTTTGGCTTAATGATTCCGACTATTTCTGCGATTGTTGCCGATCGCGCTTATCCTGAAGAACGCGGACGGTTATTGGGACTGTGTTTGGGAGGATTTGATGTCGGGATTGCTTTAGCCGGCCCCTTCGCTGGAGTCATTGTGGCGTCTTCCTCGTATCAAACTGTTTTTATCTGGGCTACCGGATTCTTATGGTTAGGTCTCTTCATCTTTTTAACTCAATCGAGTAAAGATCTTCGCCATTCTCTACGCTATGCTTTAGGGAAAGGGCGAGATATTTATGCTCTTTAG
- a CDS encoding peptidoglycan DD-metalloendopeptidase family protein encodes MKRADSQKRKASVVFPQALLETEPGKLKPACSEGNRRVYTSAAAIGLAAMSIGLPNLSLTNGSQAARAAEPVALDPSGIADKVTSKPSSSLAISPIEVEPGTALQPGILTGLESAETEAKVAAPSPRADEVAPAVMKDLVKAELKHQRTAILTPAEPEPVVDSVALEQAEIKDQKQAALDEAVNYVAVLEAADADPSQTLTVLPSGKALPKVESEADAETDFSTLPTIVDTANLVVASSAQSLDVPTASSLTEAGIESNPELSAQLTSPQGITPSVQLTAPEADPIPEKVTVGLYRVQSGDTVEEIAKTQGVDEDALIEVNALDNPDTLEVNQPLTVARFSEEAPVVETPAAEEIELFQSSLTWESANSSEPFSVEPSGEFDGTAQLPVSQPLEAKEVEIESTSAISLTSPDRGLVLKEEVKPLEIGKREEQPVPIASSWNFNPVSSISPQTLHQVRHGETLDAIARRYGVSRTELIQANQISNPNLIQVNQNLKIPAAVTESTTAVTSVIPGINSGNMPNPTAVSSLTAQLLPDTVSAETTQPTVGSATVALNSDRESQSNYSSYVQGLSNEIDRLRQQYESQPEGFNLQQAEPVESAGPSSRSTQRSQRVNPEFAPSTASSNLQEELQRLQQTHRSNPTAPTPQSQTVAVAPLGPNAYDPSQLPIGEMVSPDVPPLAPGERYLPGDRINGYTWPSKGVLTSGYGWRWGRMHKGIDIAGPIGTPIFAAASGVVDYAQWNNGGYGYLVDIRHPDGSLTRYAHNNRILVRKGQRVRQGEQIAEMGSTGYSTGPHLHFEIHAAGQGAVNPIAYLPQR; translated from the coding sequence TTGAAACGAGCAGATTCCCAAAAACGTAAAGCGTCGGTTGTCTTTCCTCAAGCTCTCTTGGAGACTGAACCAGGTAAGCTGAAGCCAGCTTGCTCAGAAGGTAACCGCCGAGTTTACACATCAGCCGCTGCCATTGGCTTGGCGGCAATGTCAATAGGTCTGCCCAATTTGTCCTTGACCAACGGTAGCCAAGCAGCCAGAGCGGCAGAACCCGTAGCGCTCGATCCCAGTGGCATAGCAGACAAAGTTACATCAAAACCTAGCTCTAGCCTAGCTATCTCTCCCATTGAAGTAGAACCAGGAACAGCGCTACAGCCCGGAATACTAACGGGTTTAGAGTCCGCAGAGACCGAAGCGAAGGTAGCGGCTCCCAGCCCGAGGGCAGACGAAGTCGCCCCTGCTGTCATGAAAGATTTGGTTAAGGCAGAACTAAAGCATCAAAGAACAGCAATCCTAACTCCAGCCGAGCCAGAACCAGTAGTGGATTCGGTGGCATTAGAGCAAGCAGAAATAAAAGATCAGAAGCAGGCAGCTTTGGATGAAGCCGTCAACTATGTAGCAGTGTTAGAAGCAGCGGATGCCGACCCGTCGCAAACTCTAACCGTCCTGCCTTCTGGTAAAGCATTGCCTAAAGTGGAATCCGAGGCGGATGCGGAGACCGATTTTTCGACATTACCGACAATTGTCGATACCGCCAATCTGGTTGTTGCTAGTTCAGCCCAATCTTTAGACGTTCCAACAGCCAGCAGCCTCACTGAAGCGGGAATTGAGTCGAATCCAGAATTATCAGCTCAATTAACCTCACCACAAGGTATTACCCCATCAGTCCAATTAACAGCACCAGAAGCAGACCCGATTCCGGAAAAAGTTACCGTAGGACTCTACCGCGTCCAATCGGGCGATACGGTAGAGGAAATTGCGAAAACTCAAGGTGTTGATGAAGATGCTCTGATCGAAGTCAATGCACTGGACAATCCGGATACTCTGGAAGTCAATCAACCCCTGACAGTGGCCCGGTTTAGCGAAGAGGCTCCAGTGGTGGAGACGCCAGCAGCAGAAGAAATAGAACTGTTCCAATCGTCTCTTACCTGGGAAAGTGCGAACAGTAGCGAACCATTCAGTGTGGAACCATCAGGAGAATTTGATGGCACAGCTCAGTTGCCAGTATCTCAACCGTTAGAAGCCAAAGAGGTCGAGATTGAATCTACCTCAGCGATCTCCTTAACCTCTCCCGATCGAGGATTGGTACTTAAAGAAGAGGTAAAACCCTTAGAAATTGGGAAGCGAGAAGAACAACCCGTACCCATTGCTTCATCTTGGAACTTCAACCCAGTTTCCTCGATCTCGCCCCAGACACTGCACCAAGTGCGTCACGGCGAAACCTTAGATGCGATCGCTCGTCGCTATGGAGTGAGTCGTACAGAACTGATTCAGGCCAATCAGATTTCTAATCCTAATTTGATTCAAGTCAATCAAAACCTGAAGATTCCAGCAGCCGTAACAGAATCGACAACTGCCGTTACCTCTGTGATTCCCGGAATTAACAGTGGGAACATGCCGAACCCAACAGCAGTATCTTCATTGACTGCCCAGCTTCTACCTGACACGGTTTCGGCTGAAACCACTCAACCCACGGTTGGCTCTGCTACAGTAGCTCTTAATTCCGATCGAGAGAGCCAATCCAATTACAGCAGCTATGTCCAAGGTCTGAGTAACGAAATCGATCGCCTGCGGCAGCAGTATGAAAGCCAACCTGAAGGCTTCAACTTACAGCAAGCAGAACCGGTAGAATCGGCAGGACCTTCATCCAGGTCTACTCAGAGATCCCAGCGAGTTAACCCAGAATTTGCTCCTTCAACAGCCAGCTCTAACTTGCAAGAGGAATTGCAACGACTGCAACAGACCCATCGTTCTAATCCAACAGCACCGACTCCACAATCGCAAACCGTAGCAGTTGCGCCTCTCGGTCCGAATGCCTACGATCCGAGCCAGTTACCCATTGGCGAGATGGTTTCTCCCGATGTACCTCCTTTGGCTCCAGGAGAGAGATATTTACCCGGCGATCGCATCAATGGCTATACCTGGCCCTCTAAGGGAGTGCTCACTTCTGGATATGGATGGCGCTGGGGACGGATGCACAAAGGGATTGATATTGCCGGTCCGATTGGAACGCCTATCTTTGCCGCTGCTTCCGGGGTCGTTGACTATGCTCAGTGGAATAATGGCGGTTATGGCTACTTAGTCGATATCCGCCACCCCGATGGTAGTCTGACTCGTTATGCCCATAACAACCGCATCCTAGTTCGCAAAGGTCAGCGCGTTCGTCAAGGCGAGCAAATTGCCGAAATGGGAAGTACTGGATACAGTACCGGTCCTCATCTGCACTTTGAAATTCATGCTGCCGGACAAGGCGCTGTTAATCCGATTGCCTATCTACCCCAACGTTAG
- a CDS encoding AI-2E family transporter, producing the protein MRDKTITLSLSTFFLVLLSVLLVILLWQLRGLVLLLMISIVLAASIAPLVDAAENLRVPRWLGVILVYLMLLSGLTGLGLLIGPTVFQQIERLLQKLPYYTEILIKLAEDVVDNWTNTPPEAFNLIDIQQITSWLIRSSQQLVLRSYSITRGIIGGVFSLILSLFISGYMVADSETLIKSVVRLLPHPWEERIAAQIPTISYRMGSYIRGRLLVSFILGIVTTLGLGILGLREFSLGLGAIAGVTNLIPFIGPVLGAIPALVVSIASGGWVFLWVLIFFVVIQNIETYILDPFLVGSSVGVHPLYQLLAVLGGTQVLGIIGALIVPPWVAGGATLLENLYIQPKLDAEKAMKTSGAIADGSGGAQVGRSEVD; encoded by the coding sequence ATGCGCGATAAAACAATTACACTATCCCTATCCACCTTTTTCCTCGTCTTGCTCTCAGTTCTCCTAGTTATCTTGCTATGGCAATTGCGAGGACTAGTGCTCTTGCTGATGATTTCCATCGTGCTCGCGGCTTCGATCGCTCCCTTAGTCGATGCTGCCGAAAATCTGCGCGTTCCCCGATGGTTGGGCGTAATTTTAGTCTACTTAATGCTCCTCTCCGGTTTGACCGGACTGGGATTATTAATTGGTCCCACAGTGTTTCAGCAAATCGAGCGCTTGCTTCAAAAGTTGCCCTATTACACCGAAATTCTGATTAAGTTAGCAGAGGATGTGGTTGACAACTGGACGAATACGCCTCCAGAAGCCTTTAATTTAATCGATATCCAACAAATTACCAGTTGGCTGATTCGTTCGAGCCAACAATTAGTCTTGCGCTCCTATAGCATTACGCGCGGGATTATTGGGGGGGTATTTAGTCTGATTTTGTCTCTATTTATTTCGGGATATATGGTGGCCGATAGCGAAACCTTAATTAAGAGTGTTGTTCGTTTGCTTCCCCATCCCTGGGAAGAGCGCATTGCCGCACAAATACCGACAATTAGTTATCGCATGGGGAGTTATATTCGCGGCCGGTTGTTAGTCTCGTTTATCCTAGGGATTGTCACCACATTAGGTTTGGGAATTTTAGGCTTGCGCGAATTTTCCCTCGGTTTGGGCGCGATCGCCGGCGTTACTAATTTAATCCCATTTATCGGCCCGGTGTTGGGCGCCATCCCCGCTCTCGTCGTTTCCATTGCTTCTGGGGGTTGGGTCTTTTTGTGGGTCTTGATTTTCTTTGTCGTAATTCAGAATATCGAAACTTACATCCTCGATCCGTTTTTAGTCGGATCGTCGGTTGGAGTGCATCCACTATATCAGCTCCTCGCCGTATTGGGTGGGACTCAAGTTCTCGGCATTATTGGAGCCTTGATCGTGCCCCCTTGGGTGGCTGGTGGTGCGACTCTTCTGGAAAATTTATACATTCAACCAAAGCTGGATGCGGAAAAAGCTATGAAGACTTCTGGAGCGATCGCCGATGGCTCGGGAGGCGCACAGGTTGGGCGATCGGAGGTGGATTAA
- the cysS gene encoding cysteine--tRNA ligase, with translation MSLTLTNTLGRSQQPFQSQTPGQVQMYCCGVTVYDYCHLGHARSYIAWDTLRRYLQWSGYQVRYVQNFTDIDDKILNRARETGSTMEAVSEKFTEAYFEDMARLNVLEADQYPKATQTLDGIVRLIQQLEEKGFAYASGGDVYYRVREFKEYGKLSGRKFEEMQAGASGRVAETTEDSKKQDPFDFALWKGAKPDEPSWDSPWGQGRPGWHIECSAMICDCLGDSIDIHCGGADLAFPHHENEIAQSEVVSGKPLAHYWLHNGFVTVDGEKMSKSLGNFTTIRDLLDSENAPEPMALRLFVLQAQYRKPIDFTEEAIASAKNAWDTLKEGLLFGSKHGQAWGWQLDRVPQRESLTAESVDKFQNAMDDDLNTSAALAVLFELAKDLNREGNRWVHEGKTAVDSDELYQQWQTLVALSQVLGLEVTEESESAGTDLGLSDAEIEDAIAARKAARDAKNFAEADRIRDTLQEQGIALIDKPGGLTQWHRN, from the coding sequence ATGTCTTTAACTCTAACGAACACCCTCGGACGCAGCCAGCAGCCTTTTCAGTCCCAAACACCCGGTCAAGTGCAGATGTATTGCTGCGGTGTAACGGTTTATGATTACTGCCATCTGGGTCATGCGCGATCGTACATTGCTTGGGATACGTTGCGGCGCTACCTGCAATGGTCTGGCTATCAGGTCCGCTACGTGCAGAACTTTACGGATATTGACGATAAGATTCTCAACCGCGCTCGGGAAACCGGATCTACTATGGAAGCAGTTTCCGAGAAATTTACGGAAGCCTACTTTGAGGATATGGCTCGCCTCAATGTTTTGGAAGCCGACCAATACCCGAAAGCGACTCAGACTCTTGATGGAATTGTGCGTCTGATCCAGCAGTTGGAGGAGAAAGGGTTTGCTTATGCTTCTGGAGGCGATGTCTATTATCGAGTCCGGGAATTTAAAGAGTATGGGAAACTCTCCGGACGTAAATTTGAGGAGATGCAGGCTGGTGCTTCCGGTCGAGTAGCAGAAACTACAGAAGACTCGAAAAAGCAAGACCCCTTTGACTTTGCGTTGTGGAAAGGTGCCAAACCCGACGAACCGAGTTGGGACTCGCCTTGGGGTCAAGGTCGTCCGGGATGGCATATTGAATGTTCGGCCATGATCTGCGACTGCTTGGGAGACAGCATTGATATTCATTGCGGTGGTGCGGATCTGGCGTTTCCGCACCATGAAAATGAAATCGCGCAATCTGAGGTGGTGAGCGGTAAACCCTTGGCTCATTATTGGTTGCACAATGGGTTCGTTACGGTTGATGGGGAGAAAATGTCCAAATCTTTGGGCAACTTTACGACCATTCGCGATTTGTTGGATAGCGAAAATGCACCGGAACCGATGGCGTTGCGCTTATTCGTGTTGCAAGCTCAGTATCGCAAACCCATTGATTTTACCGAAGAGGCGATCGCATCGGCGAAAAATGCTTGGGATACTCTCAAAGAAGGATTGTTATTCGGCAGCAAACACGGACAGGCTTGGGGATGGCAGCTCGATCGCGTTCCTCAGCGCGAGAGTTTGACTGCTGAAAGCGTCGATAAATTCCAAAATGCCATGGATGATGACTTGAATACGTCTGCGGCTTTGGCGGTTTTATTTGAGTTAGCTAAAGATTTAAATCGGGAAGGGAATCGATGGGTTCATGAGGGAAAAACCGCAGTGGATTCCGATGAGTTATATCAGCAGTGGCAAACCTTAGTTGCTTTATCGCAAGTGTTGGGATTAGAAGTTACTGAAGAAAGCGAAAGTGCAGGGACGGACTTGGGGTTAAGCGATGCGGAAATTGAAGATGCGATCGCAGCTAGAAAAGCAGCTCGCGATGCCAAAAACTTTGCCGAAGCCGATCGCATTCGCGACACCTTACAGGAGCAAGGAATTGCTCTGATCGATAAACCGGGAGGCTTGACGCAATGGCATCGCAATTAA